One part of the Lycium ferocissimum isolate CSIRO_LF1 chromosome 8, AGI_CSIRO_Lferr_CH_V1, whole genome shotgun sequence genome encodes these proteins:
- the LOC132068350 gene encoding uncharacterized protein LOC132068350, translated as MGFLKEDKKTRVLRWVKTIFFLISMLISLLLFSAPILLVIADTLLPSLLLSASISPSYLSVQTFTSHLSNYDFRYSLIDIPLISIIRSVIILCVYSLCDGPRLSRGPYLGIATICSVSSLVFVSLKASYVFAHSSSLDRGGYVRAMEMALFVCSLALAVAHVVVAYRISCRERRKLLVYKIDIEAVSAFKTGSFYRYLKVTPSRKSEVKLKSTESICT; from the exons atggGGTTTTtgaaagaagataaaaaaacCAGAGTTTTGAGATGggtcaaaactatttttttcttgatttctatgttgatttcacttttacttttttCTGCCCCAATTCTTCTTGTTATTGCAGATACACTTCTTCCTTCACTATTATTATCTGCTTCTATTTCACCATCTTATCTATCTGTTCAAACTTTTACTTCTCATCTGAGTAATTATGATTTTCGGTATTCACTCATTGATATTCCTCTCATCTCCATCATTAGGTCCGTCATCATTTTAT GTGTTTATAGCTTATGTGATGGACCAAGGCTATCAAGAGGACCATATTTGGGAATTGCCACAATTTGTTCAGTGTCATCTTTGGTGTTTGTATCTTTGAAGGCTTCATATGTGTTTGCACACAGTTCGAGTTTGGATCGAGGAGGATACGTTCGAGCTATGGAGATGGCGTTATTCGTATGCTCGTTAGCGCTAGCCGTTGCACATGTAGTTGTGGCGTATCGAATTAGCTGCAGGGAAAGAAGAAAGCTTCTTGTTTACAAAATTGATATTGAAGCT GTCTCAGCATTCAAGACCGGATCATTTTATAGATATCTTAAAGTTACTCCCAGCAGAAAGAGTGAAGTTAAACTCAAATCTACAGAGTCCATATGCACATGA